The sequence TGAATCGGTGGATGATTAACCTATTAGGGGAACAAGGTCACTCTCTGATATTTATCAAAGATGCAATGTTGCTGTTTTTGAACCTGCAAGATACGAGGAagcaaaaattgatcaaaaatggATAGATGCAATGAAGGAGGAGTTGGCCATGATAGAAAAGAACCAAACTTGGAAGCTAGTGGAAAGACCGCAAGATAGAAAAGTGATTGGAGTTAAATGGATTTTTCGAACCAAGTTCAATCCTAACGGCTCGATAAACAAGCACAAAGCTAGATTGGTGGTGAAAGGCTACACACAAGTTTGGGGGGTAAATTTTTCTGATATGTTTTCCCCAGTAGCTAGATTGGATACAATTCGAATGCTTTTGGCTATAGCAGCACAAAAAAGTTGGAAGATTTTTCAAATGGACGTGAGTCTGCCTTCTTGAATGGTGTGCTGCAGGAAGAAATTTATGTTGAGTAGCCAGAAGGGTTTAGTGTACCAGGACATGAAGATATGGTTTATCTATTAAGAAAGCTTTAAACGGGCTATAGCAAGCTCCTAGAGCTTGGTATAGGCGAATGGATAACTATTTGCTAGACCTAGGCTTTGAAAAAAGCTTAAGTGAATCAACTCTTTATGTCAAGAAAGTTGGCtctaacatcattattatttctctATATGTCGATGATTTACTTGTAATAGGAAATAATATAACTTTGATTGAAGAATTCAAGGAGGAGATGATGAAAGTCTTTGAGATGACAGATCTTGGCGAGATGACTTATTTTCTGGGAATGGAGATCAAGAAAACTCGAAATGAAGTCTTTATTTGTCAAAAGAAATACATGAAGGAGATTTTTAAAAGATTTAGGATGGAAGAATGCAAGAGTGTGAGTACTCCGATGAATCAAAAAGAAAAGCTGAAAAAGGATGATGGAGCTGAGCTAGTTGATGAAGGAGCATATCGAAGCTTAATTGGATGCTTGATGTATCTTGCGACAACAAGGCCTGACATTTTGTTTCCTGTGAGTGTTTTATCCAGATTTTTAAATTGTGCAAGTGAGTTGCACATGATAGCTGCCAAAAGAGTGGTTAGGTATCTTAAAGGAACTCTAGCCTATGGTATCAAATTTGGCAAAAGTCAGAACTTTAAACTCTGGATATTCTGATAGTGATTGGGGCGGCTCAACTGGTGATATGAAAAGTACTTCTGGTTATTGCTTCACTTTTGGATCAGGGTGTTTCTCATGGTGCTCAAAGAAACAGGAAACAGTAGCATAGTCAACAGCTGAAGCAGAATTCATAGCAGCAACAGTTACTGTTAATCAAGCAATATGGCTCAGGAAAATTTTGATTGATGTGCAGCTGGAGCAAGAAGAAAGCACTGCGATCTTTGTGGATAATCAAACTGCCATAGCCATATCCAAAGATCCCGTGTTTCATGGAAGGACCAAGCACTTCAAcatcaagttttattttttgagggAAGTGCGGAAGAACGGTTAAGTGGTTTTACTCTATTGCAAATCAGATAATCAAGTAGCGGACATTTTTACCAAGTCATTTCATGTTAGCAGGTTCGAGTTTCTTAGAGAAAAGCTGGGAATTTGCAGCTCCTGATCCAGGAGGAGATGTTACTGTGTTTCAGTAGCTGTTAGGAATGGGTCAAAAGACCTCAACAGATTTTTAGGATAGCAgtttatttttagtcattatcCTAGTTTAGTTATTCCTATTTTCTAGGCATTATGCAGTTTTTTCAGCAGTCATTTTTCTGTTTCAGTTGTACTGCTACTCTATTTATTCTGATTGCTTGAAGCTAAATAAAACAGCTCTTTCAATTACAATCATCTGACTGCTTCAGTTCATAACAGTTTCTTCCTGTAAAATGAAACTGTTTGTACTGCACTTCAAGTGTTCCTAAGTGATAATCACATTGAGGATACTTTTTTGACATGCATTTGGTGGATATTTTATACCAATAGCTATGCTGCTTTTATGCCTTTCCACATCTAATATTCTTGTTAGAAGATACATCTGAGCCACTATTACATATCTTTATTACTTATACTCTCAATTTTATAGTTAGGACTTAGGAGggtaaaatcatatttaaattgaaaaaaaaataaagacttcGTGGCTTGGACGTAATAAAAATGATTTGTTTGTCACATCAAGAACCTGGTAGATCCATTCTGTAGAAGAAAAATTCTTGGAATTCTTCAAATCACTGAAAATAACAGAAAATACCCCTGCTCCAGAGATGTCAAACCACGGTCCATAGTTCTGGAGAATTACATGataaataagtaagaaacaatttaATAAAAGTGGAAGcaataacattcatgattgaaataacttcaacaatatGTGCTTCAACATGCAAAGCATTGGAAAAGGCTATTTACTGAGATAAGACTTACCTGCAAACCAACCATCATGCTCAATATGTCCACTGTATTGTTTCCTTGCTTAAGATGGATTTTTTTACTTAGCGTAAAGCTTGCATCATCGTGATTACCATAGCCAAATCCTAAAGAAGGCACCAAATGAGATGTCAGTTCAGTTAGCTAATTAGTTTTAAGGGAATGTTGAAGGTAAATATTGAAGCATTTTAGTCTTCCTCTTGTCTCCGTTAAGTTTTGTGAACCGCCTCATCCAGAGCTTAATCTATCATATAGAGGACactgaattttttcttttcaccGGTCTATCATGTGATAAGTTTCTTATAAAGAGTGGTAGTGATGAGATCTGAACTAGGACTTTTTGTTCTAATAGCATGTCGAGTTGTATGAACTGCCTCGTCCAAAAGCTTAATCTATCAGAAAAATACACTTTTATGTTGCTAGTAAGATCCACTAGAAATTTCTAAGTTAGTAAGCACGGTTGAAGTAGTAGACATTAGATGAGATAGTTACCCACTGGTTTCTTGTTTACAAAAACAAGAGCTGCATGTCCTAAACTTCCAATAATTAACTGCAGTTCTTTTGGTTTTCTCTTCTGAATGTTCTCCTCCACATTTATACTGGCAAGAAAAAGAGAAAGCAACGTAGATATCTTACATCAATGAAGTAAAGAGCTTATCATATTGAACAAATGATTGAACCAGAGAATCAAGGTGATGttttaacaaaacaaaataagataAATCACTCAACCAAGATAACCAATTTTATCTTTACAAATGAAGAATATTGGTATGCCCTTTAGTTtctcatggaagctaagtattaTCATCTTCAGATCAGCTTCTTAGGAAAAGAAATATAACATAACAACGacaagtgaaggaaaaataactTACCATGTGGTATACCAAAGGAAATCACTAGTATCCTTTGTTGTATTTATCTGCTCTAGTAAGCGGTGTGCTGCAAAGGAATGATTATTCCCGATACCAACTTTTTCTTTGTACCAGCCCCAAGGATCTGACTCGAGAGAATTAACTGCAACTGTGCTGTGTTTAAATGCTGTACTTCCTGTCGTTTTTTGTGAAACAACCTTTTCTCATTATGAGTAAGGCAAAAAATTTTGCTAGATATCAGTAGCAAAAATTGAGGCAAAAGAGACTTTAGCAAAGTTTCTTAGGAATGAGTTATTCTTTCATagtttcatattatatttttttttagatattctaGTGGAACAGATGGCGGGTGAAGTTTAACTATGCAAATCTATCATTGCTTGTGTGTTGCAACAATAGCACCCAAAAATCATAGAGGGGATCCTCCAAACAGAGAAAATGCAACACTCGAATAGGAAACAATAATGTATGTGACTGCAGTACCTTGGCCGTGTTGAATATGACATTCTTACAGTCTGGGAGAATGCTAACAGACCAAGCAGGAAGAAAATATGACTTTCCATTAAATGTAACATTTGCATCTGAATTGTTACCATAGTTAGCAAGGAAGGCTGCACAGTCATTGGAGGTTTTGTAATATACATGTGCCTGTTAGACATTTCTGATGTGTCAAAATTAATAGAATAAGTGACATTAATCTGTTAAACAGCTGAAATCTGGAAGACATCTCACTATATGTCGTTTACCTCAAGTTTCGGACCGAGGGACAAATGAGTTGGATCTGCACTGACCAAAAACTCTTCACAGTGTTTTATCGCCTTGTGCAAGTCGCGCAGGTGGCCCCACTTTGGCTGACTTATGAATCCTGTATCAAGTACGTTCGATTAGATTAGAGTAAGAACCTTCAAAAAACTGCTTCAGGAGGTGCCTTAAGGAATGTTTTAATTAGTGACAGACAGCAGATGTCCAATTGGGCTTGGAATTCAGAGGGAATTTTACTTATTTAGGATGTCATACCATACTCATCTATGGGGGCATCGTAGTCATAGCTTGTTGCTACTAGAGGGCCTCCTGCTGTTCGTCCAAAATTGGTGCCAccaaaatactaaataaatagaTAGCAGAATTAAATCCCAAAAGTAACAAGATCAAAACAACATGTGAATATTAACATGCATTTACCATGTAATAATTTTGAAATGTACCACCAGTTTCAAAAAACCGTGCAACAGCAAAAGCTAAGTCTTCAACAGGTCGATAAGGAACAGGATAACCAAATGCAAGGAACCTGCAACACAAAACACAccttcaaaatttcaaacttcAAGTCACAAGGAAAAAACAACGTGAGGAGACAGTTCCTGAGGATAATAAAAAGGTGGAAGATTTACCATCCAACGTAGTTTTCTGTCCACATCTTTGGCTTGGATGGGGAATTTGGAGTGAAGCGATCACAGTAGAATCCATTACATGTGTTTATCTGCATAATCAACATGTTTGCAGTTATCACTCCACATTATACGTGTCCTTTTCACTGTTGGCTTAAGAAGCAAAACTATGGTGCATCAACAGGAAGTTACACTCGGATCTTTTATGCAGAACTAATATCAGCAGGTAGGTAGTTCAAAAGGGTCTTGAGATACTGCATCTTGTAACAAACTAATATCCAATAGCTAACAAACATGCTTCTGATATACCGAAAATGGTACAGATTGTCGAGGAATGAACAGTAAGTAGTAGATGGAATAAGCCATCATGAATAGCATAAACACTTACAACTGAATCAGGTGCATCTTCTTGCGCGCACATCACCCAAGGGACAGTCGTATTAAGATTAACAGCAGTTTCTGCAGCCCATTTCACATATAGCTTTCCGCTTACTCCATAAGCCCACTCAACATTTCCATACTCATTTTCTACCTGTTAAGTGGATAGATCACTAATCAACACAAAAAGAGTGATGATGGTGAACTATCAAATAATAAGTGTGTACAATCCGAGAAGAAGATCTAAAATACCACAAAGATATCCATTATAATAAAATTGGAAAATAGTGTAATACATTCAAAGTAACAAGAATAGGTAACATGGTAAACTATCAAAAAACAAGAGAGGATTAAACAACCTGAGCGAGAATAATTGGACCTCCTTGTGTAGCGAAGAGTTTCTCATCCTTCATAAGATTAACAATTTTGGCAAGAAAGAGCTTCATTTCATTCTGCATT comes from Capsicum annuum cultivar UCD-10X-F1 chromosome 2, UCD10Xv1.1, whole genome shotgun sequence and encodes:
- the LOC107859443 gene encoding beta-galactosidase 6 isoform X3, producing the protein MSLNGALWTVRIQIVDSNYYFKGRFDLVRFVKTVQEAGLYVHLRIGPYACAEWNYGGFPMWLHFIPGIQFRTSNELFKNEMKLFLAKIVNLMKDEKLFATQGGPIILAQVENEYGNVEWAYGVSGKLYVKWAAETAVNLNTTVPWVMCAQEDAPDSVINTCNGFYCDRFTPNSPSKPKMWTENYVGWFLAFGYPVPYRPVEDLAFAVARFFETGGTFQNYYMYFGGTNFGRTAGGPLVATSYDYDAPIDEYGFISQPKWGHLRDLHKAIKHCEEFLVSADPTHLSLGPKLEAHVYYKTSNDCAAFLANYGNNSDANVTFNGKSYFLPAWSVSILPDCKNVIFNTAKVVSQKTTGSTAFKHSTVAVNSLESDPWGWYKEKVGIGNNHSFAAHRLLEQINTTKDTSDFLWYTTCINVEENIQKRKPKELQLIIGSLGHAALVFVNKKPVGFGYGNHDDASFTLSKKIHLKQGNNTVDILSMMVGLQNYGPWFDISGAGVFSVIFSDLKNSKNFSSTEWIYQVGLEGEHLGLDKVSLENSSMWIQGDSVPADQSLIWYKTSFSPPEGRGPVSLNLSSMGKGQAWVNGKHVGRYWSSYRSPSTGCSDNCDYRGTYDSWKCLKKCGQPAQVLYHIPRSWLKPGKNLLVLHEELGGDPSKISFSTRSGQKMCAHVSESDPPPVDTWTPNKDFASQEPSLRLNCEQGWTITAVSFASFGTPTGDCGAFIKGSCHLDVLSIVHQECVGKSGCSIPITMAKFGDPCPGVRKSLAVEAFCSV
- the LOC107859443 gene encoding beta-galactosidase 8 isoform X1 — its product is MERKNMLLITVLSMVLVFERGASTTVTYDHKALVIDGERRILQSGSVHYPRTTPEIWPEIFRKAKEGGLDVIESYVFWNYHEPVKGEYYFKGRFDLVRFVKTVQEAGLYVHLRIGPYACAEWNYGGFPMWLHFIPGIQFRTSNELFKNEMKLFLAKIVNLMKDEKLFATQGGPIILAQVENEYGNVEWAYGVSGKLYVKWAAETAVNLNTTVPWVMCAQEDAPDSVINTCNGFYCDRFTPNSPSKPKMWTENYVGWFLAFGYPVPYRPVEDLAFAVARFFETGGTFQNYYMYFGGTNFGRTAGGPLVATSYDYDAPIDEYGFISQPKWGHLRDLHKAIKHCEEFLVSADPTHLSLGPKLEAHVYYKTSNDCAAFLANYGNNSDANVTFNGKSYFLPAWSVSILPDCKNVIFNTAKVVSQKTTGSTAFKHSTVAVNSLESDPWGWYKEKVGIGNNHSFAAHRLLEQINTTKDTSDFLWYTTCINVEENIQKRKPKELQLIIGSLGHAALVFVNKKPVGFGYGNHDDASFTLSKKIHLKQGNNTVDILSMMVGLQNYGPWFDISGAGVFSVIFSDLKNSKNFSSTEWIYQVGLEGEHLGLDKVSLENSSMWIQGDSVPADQSLIWYKTSFSPPEGRGPVSLNLSSMGKGQAWVNGKHVGRYWSSYRSPSTGCSDNCDYRGTYDSWKCLKKCGQPAQVLYHIPRSWLKPGKNLLVLHEELGGDPSKISFSTRSGQKMCAHVSESDPPPVDTWTPNKDFASQEPSLRLNCEQGWTITAVSFASFGTPTGDCGAFIKGSCHLDVLSIVHQECVGKSGCSIPITMAKFGDPCPGVRKSLAVEAFCSV